A window from Gottschalkiaceae bacterium SANA encodes these proteins:
- the glgC gene encoding glucose-1-phosphate adenylyltransferase, whose product MKKKCVAMLLAGGQGSRLGVLTKAVAKPAVLFGGKYRLIDFSLSNCYHSNIDTVGVLTQYQPLELNSYIATGSAWSLDNVSGGVTILPPYQNRYGASWYRGTADAIFQNISFLQSYNPEHVLIISGDHIYKMDYSEMLRNHIENDADLTIGGLIVEAEEASRFGIMSTDDENRITDFEEKPKNPKGNLASMGIYIFKWSELKRLLKEDGVKDDSQHDFGKNIIPTALAEQLGVFAFPFNGYWRDVGTIESFYDAQMELLMKNPPLNLFDKDFRIYSNFESLPPHFISRNASVTDCLISDGCLVHGEVTHSILSGGVIVEKGALVEDSIILKNVRIGKNAKIRHAILDEGVVIPADKEIGFANQAIQLIGKEDHDA is encoded by the coding sequence ATGAAAAAAAAATGTGTTGCCATGCTCTTAGCAGGAGGCCAAGGAAGCCGTTTGGGTGTATTAACTAAGGCAGTCGCCAAACCAGCAGTGCTTTTTGGTGGGAAGTATCGATTGATAGATTTTTCTTTAAGTAATTGTTATCACTCCAATATCGATACGGTTGGTGTTTTGACTCAGTATCAACCCCTGGAACTCAATTCATACATCGCTACAGGAAGCGCTTGGTCTCTTGATAATGTGAGTGGCGGAGTTACAATTTTGCCACCGTATCAGAATCGATATGGGGCAAGCTGGTATCGAGGTACTGCTGATGCTATTTTTCAAAACATTTCCTTTCTTCAATCCTATAATCCTGAGCATGTTTTGATAATTTCGGGTGATCATATCTATAAAATGGATTATTCAGAGATGTTGAGAAACCATATTGAGAATGATGCGGATTTGACCATTGGTGGATTAATTGTGGAAGCAGAGGAGGCTTCCCGGTTTGGAATCATGAGTACGGATGATGAAAATCGCATCACCGATTTTGAAGAGAAACCAAAAAATCCTAAAGGTAATCTTGCTTCGATGGGCATCTATATTTTCAAATGGTCGGAATTAAAACGATTATTAAAAGAAGATGGAGTCAAGGATGACAGTCAGCATGATTTTGGCAAGAATATTATTCCAACAGCTTTGGCTGAGCAATTGGGCGTCTTTGCCTTTCCTTTTAATGGATATTGGAGAGATGTGGGAACCATTGAAAGCTTTTACGATGCACAGATGGAATTATTGATGAAAAACCCACCACTTAATCTCTTTGACAAAGATTTTCGCATTTATTCAAATTTTGAAAGTTTGCCACCCCATTTTATTTCCAGAAATGCGTCCGTAACCGACTGTTTAATATCTGATGGATGTTTGGTTCACGGAGAGGTTACGCATTCTATTTTGTCCGGTGGCGTGATCGTCGAAAAGGGAGCTCTTGTGGAAGACTCGATTATTCTCAAAAATGTGAGAATTGGAAAAAATGCAAAGATACGGCATGCAATTTTGGATGAAGGTGTCGTGATTCCTGCAGATAAAGAAATTGGATTTGCGAATCAAGCCATTCAATTGATTGGAAAGGAGGATCATGATGCGTAA